Proteins from a genomic interval of Paenibacillus sp. RC334:
- a CDS encoding LysR family transcriptional regulator yields MNILKLRILMMIDKFHKATDVAEALQIKQPTVSFHMKSLEKELGVSLFISQQGRIMLTEAGKKLLPYAKQMVALEQEARQTVNELAEQSQGQLLLGAESISGTYVLPSMIATFAQQYPECQIQLDIQSPDKIRQLLKQGEIDFAFLDDRGHPPELTVVEPVASDRIGVIRSVSVQHSSKPTDILGTEMLDKHTWVRYSGTSVVDPYSSLIKPHLEMNSWEAVKQVVSVGEALAFFPACGVLRNDGNDVPLVEWLPWSDAEEKNERYHINILYQRDTNLSMIQQAFLDFTRKEGLEG; encoded by the coding sequence ATGAATATTTTAAAATTGCGTATTTTAATGATGATCGACAAATTCCACAAGGCGACGGATGTGGCCGAGGCATTGCAAATTAAACAGCCTACCGTCAGCTTTCATATGAAAAGTCTGGAAAAGGAACTGGGAGTCTCCCTGTTCATCTCCCAACAAGGAAGGATTATGCTGACCGAAGCTGGCAAAAAACTGCTGCCTTACGCAAAGCAGATGGTTGCTCTGGAGCAAGAAGCAAGACAAACAGTGAATGAACTGGCAGAGCAGTCGCAGGGACAATTACTTCTCGGCGCCGAGTCCATCTCGGGCACGTATGTACTCCCCTCTATGATTGCTACATTTGCTCAACAATATCCCGAATGCCAAATTCAGCTAGACATTCAATCCCCGGATAAAATCAGACAGCTGCTAAAACAGGGAGAGATTGATTTTGCTTTTCTGGATGACAGAGGACATCCTCCCGAGCTTACGGTGGTAGAGCCTGTCGCTTCGGATCGGATTGGAGTTATCAGGTCTGTGTCTGTGCAGCATTCTTCCAAGCCAACGGACATTTTGGGGACTGAAATGCTGGACAAGCACACATGGGTAAGATATAGCGGGACATCTGTTGTAGATCCGTATTCCTCGCTGATCAAGCCCCATCTGGAAATGAACTCATGGGAAGCGGTAAAGCAAGTGGTAAGCGTCGGGGAAGCACTTGCCTTCTTCCCTGCCTGTGGTGTTCTTCGCAACGATGGTAATGACGTTCCGTTGGTAGAGTGGCTTCCTTGGTCCGATGCCGAGGAGAAGAATGAGCGTTATCACATAAATATACTGTATCAACGCGATACTAATCTCAGCATGATCCAGCAGGCATTTCTGGATTTTACACGGAAAGAAGGTTTGGAGGGCTAG
- a CDS encoding phosphate ABC transporter substrate-binding protein, translating to MLKKWPFILMTLTMVFALAACGSANNAAPQGDAATGTDNKAATELTGNILAVGSTALQPLVEQAGQKFMAVDKYKGIAVQVQGGGSGTGLTQVSGGQADIGNSDVFAKEKLESGADELVDHQVAVVAMSAVANPKVGVADLKKDQLVQIFTGKITNWKQVGGADQKIVIVNRPSSSGTRATFEKYALGQKTEDLPGSIQEDSSGTVKKLIAETPGAIGYLALSYIDNTVTALKYDGVEANVENVEQGKYPVWAYEHMYTKGEPKEHVKAFLDYILSDEIQKSDVVDLGYIPVSGMQVKRDADGNITK from the coding sequence ATGTTGAAAAAATGGCCGTTCATTCTGATGACTCTTACCATGGTATTTGCACTTGCAGCTTGTGGATCAGCTAACAATGCTGCACCACAAGGAGACGCTGCTACAGGAACAGACAATAAAGCAGCTACTGAACTGACAGGTAACATTCTGGCTGTTGGCTCCACTGCACTTCAACCATTGGTAGAGCAAGCGGGACAAAAATTTATGGCTGTAGATAAATATAAAGGAATTGCGGTTCAAGTGCAGGGTGGCGGTAGCGGTACTGGCTTGACTCAAGTTTCCGGCGGACAAGCGGATATCGGTAACTCCGATGTGTTTGCAAAAGAAAAATTGGAGAGCGGCGCAGATGAACTGGTCGATCACCAAGTAGCTGTTGTAGCTATGTCAGCAGTAGCGAATCCTAAAGTAGGCGTAGCAGATTTGAAGAAAGATCAATTGGTACAAATTTTCACAGGTAAAATTACCAACTGGAAACAAGTTGGTGGCGCAGATCAAAAAATCGTTATCGTAAACCGTCCAAGCAGCTCCGGTACTCGTGCAACATTTGAAAAATACGCTTTGGGACAAAAAACGGAAGATCTGCCAGGCTCCATTCAGGAAGATTCCTCCGGTACTGTGAAAAAGCTGATTGCTGAAACACCGGGTGCTATTGGTTACCTAGCCCTGTCCTACATCGACAACACAGTAACAGCATTGAAATACGATGGTGTTGAAGCTAACGTGGAAAATGTAGAGCAAGGTAAATATCCGGTATGGGCTTACGAGCATATGTACACCAAAGGTGAGCCAAAAGAGCATGTAAAAGCATTCTTGGATTACATTCTGTCTGATGAAATCCAAAAATCCGATGTCGTAGACCTGGGATACATCCCGGTATCAGGCATGCAAGTTAAACGCGATGCTGACGGTAATATTACGAAATAA
- the pstC gene encoding phosphate ABC transporter permease subunit PstC: MEPIEGKAYMEQNKRSRGMKERHYWEEWTGRIYTSVCVVFLVAVIVSIVYFVASKGVATFVVNGVSLQEFFFGTKWSPDGEPKSFGALPFITGSFAVTVLAALIASPLSLCAALFMTEIVPKSGKRILQPAIELLSGIPSVVYGFVGLTVIVPLLRDVFGGQGIGILAGCLVLSVMILPTITSIMADALSSLPGGLRESSYALGATRWQTIARVIIPTLLPALLTGIILGMARAFGEALAVQMVIGNAPHIPQSLLESASTLTSVITLSMGNTAMGSVHNNALWSMALVLLLMTFIFVLLVRLLERRNRI, translated from the coding sequence ATGGAACCAATTGAAGGGAAGGCATACATGGAACAGAATAAACGATCCCGAGGTATGAAAGAAAGGCATTACTGGGAAGAATGGACCGGCCGCATTTATACGTCGGTTTGTGTCGTTTTTTTGGTTGCAGTCATTGTCTCCATTGTATATTTTGTCGCCTCCAAAGGTGTAGCTACATTTGTGGTGAATGGAGTCAGTCTGCAAGAGTTTTTCTTCGGAACCAAATGGAGCCCGGATGGTGAGCCCAAGTCCTTCGGCGCACTTCCGTTTATTACAGGCTCTTTTGCTGTAACCGTTCTGGCGGCCTTGATCGCCAGCCCGCTCAGCTTGTGTGCTGCTTTATTTATGACCGAAATCGTACCGAAATCCGGTAAACGTATCCTTCAACCTGCGATTGAATTGTTATCTGGTATTCCGTCCGTAGTATACGGCTTTGTCGGCTTGACCGTAATTGTTCCGTTGCTGCGGGACGTGTTCGGGGGACAAGGCATCGGGATTCTCGCAGGCTGTCTCGTGTTGTCAGTGATGATTTTGCCGACGATTACGAGTATTATGGCGGATGCATTGTCATCCTTGCCAGGTGGCCTGCGCGAGTCCTCTTACGCCCTGGGCGCTACCCGCTGGCAGACAATTGCACGTGTTATTATTCCGACACTGCTGCCTGCTCTGTTAACAGGAATTATTCTTGGTATGGCTCGTGCCTTCGGGGAAGCGCTGGCTGTACAGATGGTTATCGGGAATGCTCCGCATATACCGCAATCCTTGCTGGAATCCGCTTCGACCTTGACCAGTGTTATTACACTTAGCATGGGCAATACAGCTATGGGCTCGGTTCATAACAATGCTCTCTGGAGCATGGCGCTTGTTCTCCTGCTCATGACATTCATCTTCGTGTTGCTGGTAAGGCTGCTTGAAAGGAGAAACCGGATTTGA
- the pstA gene encoding phosphate ABC transporter permease PstA produces the protein MKAKTTDKIATFVICFFALFIVALLVGLLGFILARGVSHISFDFLTSAPQTLRAGGGIGPQLFNSVFLLILTLIITIPIGWGAGIYMAQYAKPGKITDFIRLVVEVLSSFPSIVIGLFGLLLIVNTFNFGFSLLSGALALAVFNLPLMVRTTEQAFRAVPKEQKEAGLALGLSKWKIITSILLPAALPSLITGTILAAGRIFGEAAALLFTAGMSTPPLDFTDWNPLHARSPINPMRPAETLAVHIWKVNSEGIAPDSRDIAAGASAVLVLLVLAFNLIARWFGRVVYRRLTAAKRMD, from the coding sequence ATGAAAGCTAAAACGACCGACAAAATCGCTACATTTGTAATCTGTTTCTTCGCATTGTTCATTGTCGCACTTCTGGTGGGACTGCTGGGATTCATTTTGGCACGCGGAGTCAGTCACATTTCCTTTGACTTTTTGACCAGTGCTCCTCAGACGTTACGCGCAGGTGGAGGCATCGGCCCGCAATTGTTCAACTCTGTATTTTTACTTATTTTAACCTTGATTATCACCATTCCGATTGGTTGGGGTGCGGGTATATACATGGCGCAATATGCGAAGCCGGGGAAAATTACGGACTTCATACGACTTGTCGTCGAAGTATTGTCTTCGTTTCCGTCCATCGTCATCGGTTTGTTCGGACTTTTACTTATCGTAAATACATTTAATTTTGGTTTTTCCCTGTTATCAGGAGCCCTGGCCTTGGCAGTATTCAACCTGCCGCTGATGGTTCGGACGACAGAACAGGCTTTCCGGGCTGTGCCCAAGGAGCAAAAGGAAGCCGGGCTTGCGCTCGGGTTGTCCAAGTGGAAAATCATTACCTCCATTTTGCTGCCAGCTGCGCTGCCAAGCTTGATTACGGGGACGATTTTGGCCGCAGGCCGCATTTTCGGGGAAGCAGCAGCGTTGCTGTTTACAGCCGGGATGAGTACGCCGCCGCTTGATTTCACTGATTGGAATCCATTGCATGCCAGATCGCCCATTAATCCGATGCGTCCTGCCGAGACACTGGCTGTGCATATCTGGAAGGTTAACAGTGAAGGCATCGCTCCTGATTCCAGGGATATTGCCGCAGGTGCTTCCGCGGTATTGGTGCTGCTCGTACTTGCCTTCAACCTGATCGCAAGATGGTTCGGAAGAGTCGTCTACCGCCGCCTGACAGCTGCCAAACGGATGGATTAG
- the pstB gene encoding phosphate ABC transporter ATP-binding protein PstB — protein MEQVITRTATPATPIQSTRSEQLAGQAPQPFSTEDLSIYYGSFEAVKKVNLAFPEQTVTALIGPSGCGKSTFLRSLNRMNDEIASSSTTGHIWMDGQDLTAPGTDVIKLRQQIGMVWQRPNPFYKSIYNNIAFGPKYRGVRKKKQLDEIVESSLRKAALWDEVKDRLHDSALALSGGQQQRLCIARALSVQPKILLLDEPASALDPVSTGKVEELITELKKDLRIVIVTHNMQQAARISDYTAYFYIGSLVEHGKTNDIFTNPENELTQEYIMGRFG, from the coding sequence ATGGAACAAGTCATTACGCGAACGGCAACACCTGCAACACCCATACAATCTACGCGCTCGGAACAACTTGCGGGGCAAGCTCCACAACCATTCAGTACCGAGGATTTAAGCATCTATTACGGCAGCTTTGAGGCTGTAAAAAAAGTAAATCTGGCCTTTCCCGAGCAGACAGTGACCGCCCTGATCGGGCCTTCCGGCTGTGGTAAATCGACCTTTTTGCGCTCCCTCAACCGGATGAATGACGAGATTGCGTCTTCTTCTACGACAGGGCACATCTGGATGGATGGGCAGGATTTGACCGCGCCGGGCACAGACGTGATCAAGCTGCGTCAGCAGATTGGAATGGTGTGGCAGCGGCCTAATCCGTTTTACAAATCCATTTACAATAACATCGCCTTCGGTCCCAAATACCGGGGTGTTCGTAAAAAGAAACAGCTTGATGAAATCGTCGAAAGCAGTCTGCGTAAAGCGGCGTTATGGGATGAGGTCAAGGACCGCCTTCATGATTCCGCCCTGGCATTGTCTGGTGGACAGCAGCAGCGTCTTTGTATTGCGCGTGCACTATCCGTTCAACCGAAAATTTTGTTGCTTGACGAGCCGGCTTCTGCGCTGGACCCTGTTTCTACAGGTAAGGTCGAAGAGCTGATTACCGAGTTGAAAAAAGATCTGCGAATCGTCATCGTAACGCACAATATGCAGCAGGCCGCACGGATTTCCGATTACACTGCTTATTTTTATATCGGGAGTCTGGTTGAACATGGCAAAACGAATGATATTTTCACTAATCCTGAAAATGAGCTGACCCAGGAGTACATTATGGGCCGGTTTGGGTAA
- the pelA gene encoding pectate lyase: protein MRFNVKDSVKWIALSGMAITVTTGLINPSWAAAEQDSADAEVNVTQAVYGDTAIYKNAVVPLASVSADSLLDKYRDFSKFSTGDVSKDTKLALNIVSWQLPHGGFFKAMEKNYKSKWDGKAARSTWKSKDGVELGTFDNEATTTEIRFLADVYKKTKNKDIKDSVQKAVDFVLTSQYSSGGWPQVYPKRGNYSDAVTYNDDAMVRVMVLADDIANKKQPFDSDILDNTYRSRLQQALNKGIQYTIKSQIVNNGTPTIWGAQHDPVTYASVEARAFELASKTTTESVGITAFLMSQPQTAEVKKAAQSALKWFDTNRIDGIKYNRQGPEFFQKDASSVMWYRFYNVEDNKYFFSDRDGKKYTDIMKISEERRLGYAWAGSQAKSLLNAASESGYYKLSKPLPK from the coding sequence ATGAGGTTTAATGTTAAAGATTCTGTCAAGTGGATCGCCCTTTCAGGAATGGCGATTACAGTAACAACTGGGCTTATTAACCCTTCGTGGGCGGCAGCGGAGCAGGATTCAGCTGATGCGGAGGTGAATGTTACCCAAGCAGTGTATGGTGATACGGCCATTTACAAAAATGCTGTTGTTCCATTGGCTAGCGTGAGTGCGGACAGTTTGCTGGATAAGTACCGTGATTTTAGTAAATTTTCTACTGGCGATGTATCTAAGGATACCAAACTGGCCTTGAATATCGTATCGTGGCAATTGCCGCATGGCGGATTCTTCAAAGCTATGGAAAAGAATTATAAATCCAAGTGGGACGGTAAAGCTGCACGCTCCACCTGGAAGAGCAAGGATGGCGTAGAGCTGGGAACATTTGATAATGAGGCTACGACAACTGAAATTCGCTTTTTGGCGGATGTATACAAAAAAACAAAAAATAAAGACATTAAGGACAGTGTACAAAAAGCAGTTGACTTCGTTCTAACCTCTCAATATTCCTCCGGTGGCTGGCCGCAAGTATACCCTAAACGTGGTAATTATTCTGATGCCGTAACTTACAACGATGATGCAATGGTTAGAGTTATGGTGTTGGCGGATGATATTGCGAACAAGAAGCAGCCGTTTGATAGCGATATTCTGGACAATACATATCGCTCCAGACTTCAGCAAGCGCTAAACAAAGGAATCCAGTACACAATTAAGTCTCAAATTGTAAATAATGGTACACCTACGATCTGGGGTGCACAGCATGATCCGGTTACTTATGCATCTGTTGAAGCCCGGGCATTTGAGCTTGCTTCCAAAACAACTACGGAATCGGTAGGCATCACGGCTTTCTTGATGTCCCAACCGCAAACGGCTGAGGTGAAAAAAGCTGCTCAGAGCGCCTTGAAATGGTTTGACACTAATCGGATCGACGGTATCAAATACAATCGTCAAGGTCCGGAGTTTTTCCAAAAGGACGCATCGAGCGTAATGTGGTATCGTTTCTACAATGTGGAAGACAATAAGTACTTCTTTTCAGACCGGGATGGCAAAAAGTATACTGACATCATGAAAATCAGTGAGGAGAGACGACTCGGTTATGCTTGGGCAGGAAGTCAAGCGAAAAGTCTGTTGAATGCGGCCTCGGAAAGCGGATATTACAAATTGTCCAAGCCGTTGCCAAAATGA
- a CDS encoding thioesterase family protein: MTQEEKQTELHWYGAPLRVRYQESDQMGVVYHANYLNWFEIGRTEMIRQAGFNYRSMEERGVLLPVIEINAKYVSPARYDDLITIYTAITDFSRLRLNYTYEVRRVTAEDHKSQIGKVWTQADPLPGELLVTGVTRHVWVSTEWKPVRLDQVLPDLYTALRSAMTGGEGEKA; encoded by the coding sequence ATGACACAAGAGGAGAAACAAACGGAATTACACTGGTATGGAGCACCGCTGCGTGTCCGTTATCAGGAAAGCGACCAAATGGGGGTCGTATATCATGCCAATTATCTGAACTGGTTTGAGATCGGGCGTACGGAAATGATCCGGCAGGCAGGCTTTAACTATCGGAGCATGGAGGAACGAGGTGTTCTGTTGCCCGTTATCGAAATCAATGCGAAATATGTGAGTCCTGCCCGATATGATGATTTGATTACCATCTATACCGCGATCACGGACTTCTCCAGACTGCGTCTGAATTACACTTATGAGGTCCGGCGTGTAACGGCTGAGGACCATAAAAGCCAGATTGGAAAGGTATGGACACAGGCAGACCCACTGCCTGGAGAGCTGCTCGTAACCGGGGTGACACGCCACGTATGGGTGAGTACCGAATGGAAGCCCGTCCGGCTGGATCAGGTGCTACCTGATCTGTACACCGCGCTACGGTCTGCTATGACAGGCGGGGAGGGAGAGAAAGCATGA
- a CDS encoding FxsA family protein: MMMRKRLWLLLLLIPLAELYGFIWVSHWIGAGKTILLIILTTLIGAAMMQFEGRKVIADAKNEMNRGQMPGRKMLDGLCVFFGGSLLLIPGFLTDIIGFTLVFPLTRALYRRFLLKWLEKKMKNGSITFRRF, translated from the coding sequence ATGATGATGCGCAAACGTCTGTGGCTGTTGTTGCTGCTTATTCCTCTGGCAGAGCTGTACGGGTTTATATGGGTAAGTCACTGGATTGGAGCGGGTAAAACCATTCTGCTTATCATTCTGACGACCCTGATTGGAGCCGCTATGATGCAATTTGAAGGCCGCAAGGTCATTGCCGATGCGAAAAATGAAATGAATCGGGGACAAATGCCCGGCCGCAAAATGCTGGATGGATTATGTGTCTTTTTCGGCGGGAGCTTGCTGCTTATCCCTGGATTTTTAACGGATATTATCGGTTTTACGCTGGTTTTTCCTTTGACCCGTGCGTTGTACCGACGCTTTTTATTGAAATGGCTCGAGAAAAAAATGAAAAATGGCAGCATTACGTTTCGGCGGTTTTGA
- the ytvI gene encoding sporulation integral membrane protein YtvI, with the protein MSRLILNRIFRALWVVVVIIALFLGIYVLFPLVYPFLFAWLVAYAMNPLVHFLRNQARLPRWMAVTVSLFVYLGGIAVVLSAAITRMVREIIRLTMTFDGHIEHFKSLFIDWTQSDLIQNVINEINQFIRNNPDYYHTINSNIDKTTQTVSSAVTTLVAQFFNGILNLLTSLPNMGAVLMVIVLAAFFISKDWDQHSQMLSNTVPDTIRKPMSGIWHDLRKALFGYLRAQFIIISITAVTVIIGLFILRVESAFTIGLMIGLVDLLPYLGVGIVMIPWILYAYMSGNLALGVGLSILYIILLVGRQIVEPKVLASSVGLNPLPTLIGMFIGLKLFGVLGLIIGPVSLIVVDALNRANVIQDLRNYILAGRVR; encoded by the coding sequence TTGAGCCGGTTGATCCTGAATCGCATATTTCGCGCTCTGTGGGTTGTAGTCGTAATTATAGCTCTATTCCTGGGCATATACGTGCTGTTCCCTCTCGTCTATCCCTTTCTGTTCGCCTGGCTTGTAGCCTATGCCATGAATCCGCTCGTTCACTTTCTGCGCAACCAGGCCCGCTTGCCACGTTGGATGGCTGTCACGGTCTCGTTATTTGTATATTTAGGCGGAATCGCCGTTGTACTCTCTGCGGCCATAACGCGGATGGTTCGAGAGATCATCAGGCTCACCATGACCTTTGACGGACATATTGAACATTTTAAAAGCCTGTTTATCGACTGGACTCAGAGCGATCTGATCCAAAATGTAATTAATGAAATTAACCAATTTATCCGCAATAACCCCGATTACTACCATACAATTAACAGCAATATTGATAAAACGACCCAGACGGTCAGCTCGGCTGTCACCACACTGGTTGCCCAATTTTTTAATGGTATTCTGAATTTGCTGACCTCTCTGCCTAACATGGGCGCGGTGCTGATGGTTATTGTATTAGCGGCATTTTTTATCAGTAAGGACTGGGACCAACATAGCCAAATGCTCTCGAATACGGTTCCTGATACGATTCGCAAGCCTATGTCGGGGATATGGCACGATCTGCGCAAGGCGTTGTTTGGTTATTTGCGCGCACAGTTTATTATAATCTCCATTACCGCGGTGACCGTCATTATTGGACTGTTCATTTTGCGTGTAGAATCCGCCTTCACCATCGGTTTGATGATCGGGCTGGTTGATTTGCTTCCTTATTTAGGGGTTGGCATTGTGATGATTCCGTGGATTTTATATGCATATATGTCGGGTAATTTGGCATTAGGGGTAGGATTGTCGATCCTCTATATCATCCTGTTGGTTGGACGGCAAATTGTAGAACCTAAGGTGCTGGCCAGCAGCGTGGGTCTGAACCCGCTTCCCACCCTCATTGGGATGTTCATCGGGCTCAAGCTGTTTGGTGTGTTGGGACTGATTATCGGACCTGTGTCCCTCATTGTAGTGGACGCGCTCAATCGCGCCAATGTCATTCAGGACTTGCGCAACTATATTCTTGCCGGAAGAGTCCGTTGA
- the citZ gene encoding citrate synthase, whose translation MTATKGLEGIVATTSSISSIVEGVLTYRGYNIDDLAVNAAFEEVAYLLWFGKLPDQAQLQELRDQLSEYAAIPDEIITQLKLYPKDLSTMAALRSAVSSLALYDPQADDMSREANVIKTVKLQAQLPTIVAAIARVREGLEPIAPKKGVSIAENFLYQLTGKDPEETAIKAFNQALVLHADHELNASTFAARVTVATLSDIYSGITSAIGALKGPLHGGANEAVAKTLEEIGGLDQVDLYIQTKLDNREKIMGFGHRVYKNGDPRAKHLHKMSRELGEMNGDTTLFDISVRIEEIVTGQKGLKPNVDFYSASVYTQLGIKRDLFTPIFAVSRVSGWTAHILEQYENNRLIRPRAEYTGPIDQKYVSPELR comes from the coding sequence ATGACAGCGACTAAAGGTCTGGAAGGGATCGTAGCGACCACTTCCTCCATAAGCTCTATCGTAGAAGGCGTTCTCACGTACCGGGGTTATAACATTGATGATTTGGCTGTTAACGCCGCTTTTGAAGAGGTAGCTTATTTGTTGTGGTTCGGAAAATTGCCTGATCAAGCCCAATTGCAGGAGCTTCGCGACCAACTAAGCGAATATGCTGCCATTCCGGATGAAATTATTACTCAATTAAAGCTGTACCCGAAAGATTTGAGCACGATGGCTGCCCTGAGATCAGCCGTATCGTCTCTTGCCTTGTATGACCCACAGGCGGATGATATGTCGAGAGAGGCCAATGTGATCAAAACCGTCAAGCTTCAGGCGCAATTGCCCACAATTGTGGCGGCCATAGCGCGTGTGCGCGAAGGGCTGGAGCCGATTGCGCCCAAGAAAGGTGTTTCTATCGCCGAAAACTTTCTGTATCAGCTTACTGGCAAAGACCCGGAAGAGACGGCTATCAAAGCGTTCAATCAGGCTCTTGTGCTGCATGCCGATCACGAATTGAATGCATCGACCTTTGCTGCACGCGTGACGGTAGCAACACTATCCGATATTTATTCCGGCATTACGTCGGCAATCGGAGCTTTGAAGGGACCACTGCATGGCGGAGCCAACGAAGCTGTTGCCAAAACCCTGGAGGAAATCGGCGGTTTGGATCAGGTGGATTTGTATATTCAGACCAAACTGGATAACCGCGAAAAAATTATGGGCTTTGGACATCGTGTCTATAAAAACGGTGATCCGCGTGCCAAGCATTTGCACAAAATGTCCCGCGAACTGGGCGAAATGAACGGCGATACGACGTTGTTTGATATTTCGGTTCGAATCGAGGAAATTGTGACAGGACAAAAGGGCTTGAAGCCGAATGTTGATTTTTACTCTGCCTCTGTTTATACCCAACTGGGTATCAAAAGAGACCTGTTCACACCGATCTTTGCCGTGAGTCGTGTATCCGGGTGGACTGCGCACATTTTGGAGCAGTACGAAAATAATCGTCTGATCCGTCCGCGCGCTGAATACACAGGTCCGATTGACCAAAAGTATGTGTCTCCGGAATTACGCTAA